The following coding sequences are from one Streptomyces sp. NBC_01485 window:
- a CDS encoding HAMP domain-containing protein, protein MESGAATRGTKTRAKGGQSLSRQRTPRGGTTVVDTAALDRLLVALVSMREGNFRKRLTVSGDGVMSEIAAVFNEVADRNLHLTGELSRVRRMVGREGKLTERLETGACEGSWATAIDNSNALVDDLVRPVSEVGRVLSAVAEGDLSPRMELRTHTPEGTGHPLRGEFLKVGRTVNNLVDQLSTFTDEVTRVASEVGTEGKLGGQAQVRGMSGSWKDLTESVNTMAYRLTAQVRDIALVTTAVAKGDLSRKVTVHVEGEMLELKNTVNTMVDQLSAFSSEVTRVAREVGTEGILGGQAQVSGVDGVWKELTDSVNTMAGNLTAQVRGIAEVTTAVANGDLSQKVTVSARGEVAQLADTINQMTETLRTFADEVTRVANEVGAAGQLGGQANVPGAAGTWKDLTDSVNTVFRNLTTQVRDIAAVTTAVASGDLSQKVTVDVAGEMLELKNTVNGMVDQLSAFGAEVTRVAREIGVEGELGGQAQVSGAAGTWKDLTDSVNTAFRNLTGQVRNIAQVTTAVANGDLSQKVTVDVSGEMAQLKNTVNTMVDQLSSFADQVTRMARDVGTEGRLGGQARVDGVSGTWKELTDSVNSMAGNLTSQVRNIAQVTTAVARGDLSQKIDVDARGEILELKNTINTMVDQLSAFADQVTRVAREVGTAGQLGGQAQVPGVAGVWRDLTDSVNGMAGNLTAQVRNIAQVATAVARGDLSQKITVDARGEILELKNTLNTMVDQLSSFAQEVTRVAREVGTEGQLGGQAEVQGVSGTWKDLTQSVNFMANNLTIQVRQIADVTTAVAKGDLSKKITVDAKGEILELVTTVNTMVDQLSSFAEQVTRVAREVGTEGILGGQAHASGVTGIWKDLTDNVNLMAKNLTMQVRNISQVAAAVANGDLTRTVTIEARGEVAQLADTFNTMVKTLSSFADQVTKVAREVGTDGILGGQAHVPGVAGTWKDLTESVNQMASNLTGQVRNIAMVTTAIAKGDLTKKIDIDARGEILELKTTINTMVDQLSSFAEEVTRVAREVGTEGQLGGQARVRDVDGTWRDLTESVNEMAGNLTRQVRAIARVATAVTRGDLNLKIDVDASGEIQELQDYINKMIANLRDTTIANKEQDWLKGNLARVSALMQGRRDLEDVASLIMSELPPLVAAQHGAFFLAMPPADGDADQYELRMLGSYGYSMGSMPTSFRPGEALVGTAAKEKRTILVANAPSGYLKISSGLGEAPPAQVIVLPVLFEGLVLGVIELASFTKFTQIQKDFLNQLAEMIATSVNTISVNTKTELLLKQSQELTEQLRERSAELEQRQKALQASNAELEEKAELLAQQNRDIEVKNTEIEEARQVLEERAEQLAVSMRYKSEFLANMSHELRTPLNSLLILAKLLADNAEGNLSPKQVEFAETIHGAGSDLLQLINDILDLSKVEAGKMDVSPTRIALVQLVDYVEATFRPLTAEKGLDLSVRVSPELPATLHTDEQRLLQVLRNLLSNAVKFTDSGSVELVIRPAGAEVPLAIREQLLEAGSLTDADAPLIAFSVTDTGIGIAASKMRVIFEAFKQADGTTSRKYGGTGLGLSISREIAQLLGGEIHAQSEPSRGSTFTLYLPLHPSELPPQGYQQVVPALEAGDLVASENGAAELSELSEAEIRMPSEVRSYQDAQNGPAALFRRRRRMASGGEQVGRPEHWPARGQDAEAPARVGIRFGGEKVLIVDDDIRNVFALTSVLEQHGLSVLYAENGREGIEVLEQHDDVAVVLMDIMMPEMDGYATTTAVRRMPQFSGLPIIALTAKAMKGDREKALESGASDYVTKPVDPDHLLSVMQQWMRDA, encoded by the coding sequence GTGGAGTCTGGCGCAGCGACGCGGGGCACTAAGACGCGCGCGAAAGGCGGACAGTCCCTGAGCAGGCAGCGCACACCACGCGGCGGGACGACCGTCGTGGACACGGCGGCCCTGGACCGGCTGCTGGTCGCCCTCGTGTCCATGCGGGAGGGGAATTTCCGCAAGCGGCTCACGGTGTCCGGGGACGGCGTGATGTCGGAGATCGCGGCCGTGTTCAACGAGGTCGCGGACCGAAATCTCCACCTCACGGGTGAGCTGTCGCGGGTGCGGCGGATGGTGGGACGTGAGGGAAAGCTCACCGAGCGGCTGGAGACGGGCGCCTGCGAGGGGTCCTGGGCGACCGCCATCGACAACTCGAACGCGCTGGTCGACGACCTCGTACGGCCTGTTTCCGAGGTCGGGCGGGTGCTGTCGGCGGTGGCCGAGGGCGATCTGTCGCCGCGGATGGAGCTCCGGACGCACACGCCGGAGGGGACCGGGCATCCGCTGCGCGGGGAGTTCCTGAAGGTCGGGCGGACGGTGAACAACCTGGTCGACCAGTTGTCGACGTTCACCGACGAGGTCACCCGCGTGGCCAGCGAGGTGGGCACCGAGGGCAAGTTGGGCGGGCAGGCCCAGGTACGCGGTATGTCCGGTTCGTGGAAGGACCTCACGGAGTCCGTCAACACGATGGCGTATCGGCTGACGGCGCAGGTGCGGGACATCGCGCTGGTGACGACGGCCGTGGCCAAGGGTGATCTGTCCCGGAAGGTGACGGTTCACGTCGAGGGCGAGATGCTCGAGCTGAAGAACACCGTCAACACGATGGTGGACCAGCTCTCCGCGTTCTCGTCGGAGGTGACCCGGGTCGCCCGGGAGGTGGGCACCGAGGGCATCCTGGGCGGTCAGGCGCAGGTGTCCGGTGTGGACGGGGTGTGGAAAGAGCTCACCGATTCGGTGAACACCATGGCCGGGAACCTGACGGCCCAGGTGCGCGGGATCGCGGAGGTGACGACGGCGGTCGCCAACGGCGATCTGTCGCAGAAGGTGACGGTGTCGGCGCGCGGCGAGGTCGCGCAACTCGCCGACACGATCAACCAGATGACCGAGACGCTGCGGACCTTCGCGGACGAGGTCACGCGCGTGGCCAACGAGGTCGGAGCCGCGGGGCAGCTCGGCGGTCAGGCGAACGTGCCGGGCGCGGCGGGGACGTGGAAGGACCTGACGGACTCCGTCAACACGGTGTTCCGCAATCTCACCACTCAGGTGCGGGACATCGCCGCGGTGACGACGGCTGTGGCCAGCGGCGATCTGTCGCAGAAGGTCACGGTGGACGTGGCCGGCGAGATGCTGGAGCTGAAGAACACCGTCAACGGGATGGTCGACCAGCTGTCGGCCTTCGGCGCCGAGGTCACGCGGGTGGCGCGGGAGATCGGGGTCGAGGGTGAACTCGGCGGTCAGGCGCAGGTGTCGGGCGCGGCGGGGACGTGGAAGGACCTGACGGACTCCGTCAACACGGCGTTCAGGAATCTCACCGGACAGGTGAGGAACATCGCGCAGGTCACCACGGCGGTGGCCAACGGCGACCTGTCGCAGAAGGTCACCGTGGACGTCTCCGGCGAGATGGCCCAGCTGAAGAACACCGTGAACACGATGGTGGACCAGCTGTCGTCGTTCGCCGACCAGGTGACCCGGATGGCCCGGGACGTGGGTACGGAGGGCCGGCTCGGCGGGCAGGCCCGGGTGGACGGCGTCTCGGGCACGTGGAAGGAGCTCACCGACTCCGTCAACTCGATGGCGGGCAACCTCACGTCGCAGGTGCGCAACATCGCGCAGGTGACGACGGCCGTGGCCCGGGGCGACCTCTCGCAGAAGATCGACGTCGACGCGCGCGGCGAGATCCTGGAGCTGAAGAACACCATCAACACGATGGTCGACCAGCTCTCCGCCTTCGCCGACCAGGTGACCCGGGTCGCGCGCGAGGTGGGCACGGCCGGGCAGCTCGGCGGGCAGGCGCAGGTGCCCGGTGTCGCCGGTGTGTGGCGGGACCTGACGGACTCGGTGAACGGCATGGCCGGCAACCTCACCGCCCAGGTGCGCAACATCGCGCAGGTCGCCACCGCCGTGGCCCGCGGTGACCTCTCCCAGAAGATCACCGTGGACGCGCGCGGGGAGATCCTGGAGCTGAAGAACACCCTGAACACGATGGTCGACCAGCTGTCGTCGTTCGCCCAGGAGGTCACGCGGGTGGCCCGGGAGGTCGGTACGGAGGGGCAGCTCGGCGGGCAGGCCGAGGTGCAGGGGGTCTCCGGTACCTGGAAGGACCTCACGCAGTCCGTGAACTTCATGGCGAACAACCTGACGATCCAGGTGCGTCAGATCGCCGATGTCACGACCGCGGTCGCCAAGGGCGATCTGTCGAAGAAGATCACCGTCGACGCCAAGGGCGAGATCCTCGAGCTCGTCACCACCGTGAACACGATGGTCGACCAGCTGTCGTCGTTCGCCGAGCAGGTGACCCGGGTGGCCCGGGAGGTGGGCACCGAGGGCATCCTCGGCGGCCAGGCGCACGCGTCGGGTGTCACGGGCATCTGGAAGGACCTCACCGACAACGTCAACCTGATGGCCAAGAACCTGACCATGCAGGTGCGCAACATCTCCCAGGTCGCGGCGGCCGTCGCCAACGGTGACCTGACGCGGACGGTGACGATCGAGGCGCGCGGCGAGGTCGCGCAGCTCGCCGACACCTTCAACACCATGGTGAAGACGCTGAGTTCGTTCGCCGACCAGGTCACCAAGGTGGCCCGTGAGGTGGGCACGGACGGCATCCTCGGCGGTCAGGCGCACGTGCCGGGTGTGGCGGGTACCTGGAAGGACCTCACCGAGTCGGTGAACCAGATGGCGTCCAACCTGACCGGCCAGGTGCGCAACATCGCCATGGTCACGACGGCCATCGCCAAGGGTGACCTGACGAAGAAGATCGACATCGACGCGCGCGGGGAGATCCTCGAGCTGAAGACGACCATCAACACGATGGTCGACCAGCTGTCGTCCTTCGCCGAGGAGGTCACCCGGGTCGCCCGCGAGGTGGGTACCGAGGGGCAGCTCGGCGGTCAGGCACGCGTGCGTGACGTCGACGGCACCTGGCGCGACCTCACCGAGTCGGTGAACGAGATGGCCGGGAACCTGACCCGGCAGGTGCGTGCCATCGCGCGCGTGGCGACCGCGGTGACCCGCGGCGACCTGAACCTGAAGATCGACGTGGACGCGTCCGGGGAGATCCAGGAACTCCAGGACTACATCAACAAGATGATCGCCAACCTGCGTGACACCACGATCGCCAACAAGGAACAGGACTGGCTCAAGGGCAACCTCGCGCGCGTGTCGGCCCTGATGCAGGGGCGGCGCGACCTGGAGGACGTGGCCTCGCTCATCATGAGCGAGCTGCCGCCCCTGGTGGCCGCGCAGCACGGCGCGTTCTTCCTGGCGATGCCGCCGGCCGACGGCGACGCCGACCAGTACGAGCTGCGCATGCTGGGGTCGTACGGGTACTCGATGGGCTCCATGCCGACGTCGTTCCGGCCGGGTGAGGCGCTGGTCGGGACGGCCGCGAAGGAGAAGCGCACGATTCTCGTCGCGAACGCCCCGAGCGGCTATCTGAAGATCTCCTCGGGGCTCGGCGAGGCGCCGCCCGCGCAGGTGATCGTGCTGCCGGTGCTGTTCGAGGGCCTGGTGCTCGGCGTGATCGAGCTGGCTTCGTTCACGAAGTTCACACAGATCCAGAAGGACTTCCTCAACCAGCTCGCCGAGATGATCGCGACCAGCGTCAACACCATCTCCGTCAACACCAAGACCGAGCTGCTGCTGAAGCAGTCGCAGGAGCTGACCGAGCAACTGCGGGAGCGGTCGGCCGAGTTGGAGCAGCGGCAGAAAGCCCTTCAGGCGTCCAACGCCGAACTGGAGGAGAAGGCCGAGCTGCTGGCCCAGCAGAACCGCGACATCGAGGTGAAGAACACCGAGATCGAGGAGGCGCGGCAGGTCCTGGAGGAGCGTGCCGAGCAGCTCGCGGTGTCGATGCGCTACAAGAGCGAGTTCCTCGCCAACATGTCGCACGAGCTGCGTACGCCGCTCAACTCGCTGCTGATCCTGGCCAAGCTGCTCGCCGACAACGCGGAGGGCAATCTCTCGCCGAAGCAGGTCGAGTTCGCCGAGACGATCCACGGGGCCGGTTCCGACCTGCTCCAGTTGATCAACGACATCCTCGACCTGTCGAAGGTCGAGGCGGGCAAGATGGACGTCTCGCCGACGCGGATCGCGCTCGTCCAGTTGGTCGACTACGTGGAGGCCACGTTCCGGCCGCTGACCGCGGAGAAGGGCCTCGACCTGTCGGTGCGGGTGTCGCCGGAGCTGCCGGCCACGCTGCACACCGACGAGCAGCGGCTGCTCCAGGTGCTGCGCAACCTGCTGTCCAACGCGGTGAAGTTCACCGACTCCGGTTCGGTCGAGCTGGTCATCCGGCCGGCCGGGGCGGAGGTGCCGCTGGCGATCCGGGAGCAGTTGCTGGAGGCCGGTTCGCTGACCGACGCGGACGCGCCGTTGATCGCGTTCTCGGTGACCGACACCGGCATCGGGATCGCGGCCAGCAAGATGCGGGTGATCTTCGAGGCGTTCAAGCAGGCGGACGGCACCACCAGCCGCAAGTACGGCGGTACGGGACTGGGGTTGTCCATCTCGCGGGAGATCGCGCAGTTGCTCGGCGGTGAGATCCACGCGCAGAGCGAGCCGAGCCGTGGCTCGACGTTCACGCTGTATCTGCCGCTGCACCCGAGCGAGTTGCCGCCGCAGGGCTACCAGCAGGTCGTGCCCGCCCTGGAGGCCGGCGACCTGGTGGCCTCGGAGAACGGGGCGGCCGAGCTGTCGGAGCTGTCCGAGGCGGAGATCCGGATGCCGTCCGAGGTGCGGTCGTACCAGGACGCGCAGAACGGTCCGGCGGCTCTCTTCCGGCGCCGGCGCCGCATGGCGAGCGGCGGCGAGCAGGTGGGCAGGCCGGAGCACTGGCCGGCCCGCGGACAGGACGCGGAGGCGCCCGCGCGCGTGGGCATCCGGTTCGGCGGCGAGAAGGTGCTGATCGTCGACGACGACATCCGCAACGTGTTCGCGCTGACCAGCGTCCTGGAGCAGCACGGCCTGTCGGTGCTGTACGCGGAGAACGGCCGCGAGGGCATCGAGGTCCTGGAGCAGCACGACGACGTGGCGGTCGTCCTGATGGACATCATGATGCCCGAGATGGACGGCTACGCGACGACGACGGCGGTCCGGCGGATGCCGCAGTTCTCCGGGCTGCCGATCATCGCGCTGACGGCGAAGGCGATGAAGGGCGACCGGGAGAAGGCCCTGGAGTCGGGCGCCTCCGACTATGTGACGAAGCCGGTCGACCCCGATCACCTGCTGTCGGTGATGCAGCAGTGGATGCGGGACGCGTGA
- a CDS encoding response regulator, with product MVQKAKILLVDDRPENLLALEAILSALDQTLVRASSGEEALKALLTDDFAVILLDVQMPGMDGFETAAHIKRRERTRDIPIIFLTAINHGPHHTFRGYAAGAVDYISKPFDPWVLRAKVSVFVELYMKNCQLREQAALLRLQLEGGGGKSASGGAKEAAGLLAELSARLAAVEEQAEALSKQLDDESADAAAVATAAHLERKLTGLRRALDALEPGTGSGATSLPSPN from the coding sequence ATGGTGCAGAAGGCCAAGATCCTCCTGGTCGATGACCGGCCGGAGAATCTGCTGGCGCTGGAGGCGATCCTCTCTGCGCTCGATCAGACGCTGGTGCGGGCATCGTCCGGGGAAGAGGCGCTCAAAGCACTGCTGACGGACGACTTCGCGGTCATTCTGCTGGACGTCCAGATGCCGGGAATGGACGGCTTCGAGACGGCCGCGCACATCAAGCGGCGAGAGCGGACCAGGGACATCCCGATCATCTTCCTCACCGCGATCAACCACGGGCCGCACCACACCTTCCGCGGTTACGCGGCGGGCGCGGTGGACTACATCTCCAAGCCGTTCGACCCGTGGGTGCTGCGTGCGAAGGTCTCGGTGTTCGTCGAGCTGTACATGAAGAACTGCCAGTTGCGCGAGCAGGCGGCGCTGCTGCGGCTCCAGTTGGAGGGCGGTGGCGGCAAGAGCGCGTCGGGCGGCGCGAAGGAGGCGGCGGGGCTGCTCGCCGAGCTCTCCGCGCGGCTCGCGGCCGTCGAGGAGCAGGCGGAGGCCCTGTCCAAGCAGCTCGACGACGAGTCGGCGGACGCGGCCGCGGTGGCCACGGCGGCGCACCTGGAGCGCAAACTCACCGGTCTGCGCCGGGCGCTGGACGCCCTGGAGCCGGGCACCGGCAGCGGCGCGACCTCACTGCCGTCGCCGAACTGA
- a CDS encoding DNA translocase FtsK, which translates to MASRPSAAKKPPAKKAAAPAKKAAAKKAPAKKAPAKRAAAKKPAPAPAPNPTGGIYRLVRAVWLGLAHGVGAVFRGIGNGAKNLDPAHRKDGVALLLFGVALIVAAGTWADLRGPVGDLVEILVTGAFGRLDLLVPILLAVIAVRLIRHPEKPEANGRIVIGLSALVIGVLGQVHIACGAPARSDGMQAIRDAGGLIGWGAATPLTYTMGEVLAVPLLALLTVFGLLVVTATPVNAVPQRLRQLGVRLGVLHDPAADEYDEVGDDDARYDEQWREALPGRPRRRSGAPQSYDPDDAEQEALSRRRGRPRRSAVPQPAMDRQLDAVDIAAAAAADLDGAVLHGMPPSPLVADLTHGVSVGDREPTTPTPVPAPASRPRQERLKVGGAVPDLTKSAPEEMRELPPRAEQLQLSGDITYSLPSLDLLERGGPGKVRSAANDVVVASLTNVFTEFKVDAAVTGFTRGPTVTRYEVELGPAVKVERITALAKNIAYAVASPDVRIISPIPGKSAVGIEIPNTDREMVNLGDVLRLADAAEDDHPMLVALGKDVEGGYVMANLAKMPHVLVAGATGSGKSSCINCLITSIMVRATPEDVRMVLVDPKRVELTAYEGIPHLITPIITNPKRAAEALQWVVREMDLRYDDLAAYGFRHIDDFNEAIRNGKVKPPLGSERELQPYPYLLVIVDELADLMMVAPRDVEDSIVRITQLARAAGIHLVLATQRPSVDVVTGLIKANVPSRLAFATSSLADSRVILDQPGAEKLIGKGDGLFLPMGQNKPTRMQGAFVTEEEVAAVVQHCKDQMAPVFRDDVTVGTKQKKEIDEDIGDDLDLLCQAAELVVSTQFGSTSMLQRKLRVGFAKAGRLMDLMESRNIVGPSEGSKARDVLVKPDELDGVLSVIRGESAG; encoded by the coding sequence ATGGCCTCACGTCCCTCCGCAGCCAAGAAGCCGCCCGCCAAGAAGGCGGCCGCTCCGGCGAAGAAGGCCGCCGCCAAAAAGGCCCCGGCGAAGAAGGCGCCCGCCAAGAGAGCCGCGGCCAAGAAGCCCGCGCCCGCACCGGCTCCCAATCCCACCGGGGGCATCTACCGACTCGTCCGCGCCGTCTGGCTCGGGCTGGCGCACGGCGTCGGCGCCGTGTTCCGCGGCATAGGGAACGGCGCGAAGAACCTCGACCCGGCCCACCGCAAGGACGGCGTCGCGCTGCTGCTGTTCGGCGTCGCGCTGATCGTCGCCGCGGGCACCTGGGCCGATCTGCGCGGTCCCGTCGGCGACCTCGTCGAGATCCTGGTGACCGGCGCCTTCGGCCGGCTCGACCTGCTCGTGCCGATCCTCCTCGCGGTGATCGCCGTGCGCCTCATCCGGCACCCCGAGAAGCCCGAGGCCAACGGCCGCATCGTGATCGGCCTGTCCGCGCTCGTCATCGGCGTGCTCGGCCAGGTCCACATCGCCTGCGGCGCCCCCGCCCGCAGCGACGGCATGCAGGCCATAAGGGACGCCGGCGGTCTCATCGGCTGGGGCGCGGCGACCCCGCTGACGTACACCATGGGCGAGGTCCTCGCCGTACCGCTGCTGGCGCTGCTCACGGTCTTCGGGCTGCTGGTCGTCACGGCGACCCCGGTCAACGCCGTTCCGCAGCGGCTGCGGCAGCTCGGGGTGCGGCTCGGCGTCCTGCACGACCCGGCGGCGGACGAGTACGACGAGGTCGGCGACGACGACGCGCGCTACGACGAGCAGTGGCGCGAGGCGCTGCCCGGGCGCCCCCGACGGCGCTCGGGCGCCCCCCAGTCGTACGACCCCGACGACGCCGAGCAGGAGGCGCTCTCCCGGCGGCGCGGCCGCCCCCGGCGCTCCGCGGTGCCGCAGCCGGCCATGGACCGGCAACTGGACGCCGTGGACATCGCCGCTGCCGCCGCGGCCGACCTCGACGGCGCCGTCCTGCACGGCATGCCGCCCTCGCCGCTCGTCGCCGACCTCACCCACGGTGTGAGCGTCGGCGACCGGGAGCCGACGACGCCGACGCCCGTCCCGGCGCCGGCCTCCCGCCCCCGGCAGGAGCGGCTCAAGGTCGGCGGGGCGGTCCCCGACCTGACCAAGTCGGCCCCCGAGGAGATGCGCGAGCTGCCGCCGCGCGCCGAACAGCTCCAGCTCTCCGGCGACATCACCTACTCCCTGCCCTCCCTCGACCTCCTGGAGCGCGGCGGCCCCGGCAAGGTGCGCAGCGCGGCCAACGACGTCGTCGTCGCCTCGCTGACGAACGTCTTCACCGAGTTCAAGGTCGACGCCGCCGTCACCGGCTTCACCCGCGGGCCGACGGTCACGCGCTACGAGGTCGAGCTCGGCCCCGCCGTGAAGGTCGAGCGGATCACCGCGCTGGCCAAGAACATCGCGTACGCCGTCGCCAGCCCCGACGTACGGATCATCAGCCCGATCCCGGGCAAGTCCGCGGTCGGCATCGAGATCCCGAACACCGACCGGGAGATGGTCAACCTCGGGGACGTGCTGCGGCTCGCGGACGCGGCCGAGGACGACCACCCGATGCTGGTGGCGCTCGGCAAGGACGTCGAGGGCGGCTATGTGATGGCCAACCTTGCGAAGATGCCGCACGTCCTGGTGGCCGGAGCCACCGGTTCCGGCAAGTCGTCGTGCATCAACTGCCTGATCACGTCGATCATGGTCCGCGCGACCCCCGAGGACGTGCGGATGGTCCTGGTCGACCCCAAGCGCGTCGAGCTCACCGCCTACGAGGGCATCCCGCACCTGATCACGCCGATCATCACCAACCCCAAACGGGCCGCCGAGGCCCTGCAGTGGGTCGTACGGGAGATGGACCTGCGCTACGACGACCTCGCGGCGTACGGCTTCCGGCACATCGACGACTTCAACGAGGCCATAAGGAACGGCAAGGTCAAGCCGCCCCTGGGGAGCGAGCGGGAGCTTCAGCCGTACCCGTACCTGCTGGTGATCGTGGACGAGCTCGCCGACCTGATGATGGTCGCCCCGCGCGACGTCGAGGACTCGATCGTGCGGATCACGCAGCTCGCGCGCGCGGCCGGTATCCACCTGGTGCTCGCCACGCAGCGCCCTTCGGTCGACGTCGTGACCGGCCTCATCAAGGCGAACGTGCCCTCCCGGCTCGCCTTCGCCACCTCCTCGCTCGCCGACTCGCGCGTCATCCTCGACCAGCCGGGCGCCGAGAAGCTGATCGGCAAGGGCGACGGGCTGTTCCTGCCGATGGGTCAGAACAAGCCCACGCGTATGCAGGGCGCCTTCGTGACCGAGGAAGAGGTCGCGGCGGTCGTCCAGCACTGCAAGGACCAGATGGCGCCGGTCTTCCGGGACGACGTCACCGTCGGCACCAAGCAGAAGAAGGAGATCGACGAGGACATCGGCGACGACCTCGACCTGCTGTGCCAGGCGGCCGAGCTGGTGGTCTCCACCCAGTTCGGGTCGACGTCCATGCTCCAGCGCAAGCTGCGCGTCGGCTTCGCCAAGGCCGGCCGGCTGATGGACCTCATGGAGTCGCGGAACATCGTCGGGCCCAGTGAGGGATCCAAGGCGCGGGACGTCCTCGTGAAGCCGGACGAGTTGGATGGCGTGCTCTCGGTGATCCGGGGGGAGTCTGCGGGGTAG
- a CDS encoding helix-turn-helix domain-containing protein — protein sequence MSIGNSPEDERPFEDPSEEAPFSIGRALQQARIAAGLTVDDVSTATRVRIAIVHAIEADDFAPCGGDVYARGHIRTLARAVHLDPAALMERFDATHGGRPAPTPAAPLFEAERIRPERRGPNWTAAMVAAIVAVVGFVGFTAVKGGDDGGSKDQVAEATPATDKTVSPTPKTDKPADKTPQPSDSAIAAAPQDKVTVQVSATDGRSWIYAKDHNGRLLFDGLLKQGDSKTFQDSEKISLVLGDAGAIDLYVNGKKLNDDFQPGAVERLTYTKGDPQVG from the coding sequence GTGTCCATCGGCAACTCCCCTGAAGACGAGCGTCCGTTCGAAGACCCGTCCGAGGAAGCCCCCTTCTCCATCGGCCGTGCCCTGCAGCAGGCGCGCATCGCGGCCGGGCTCACCGTCGACGACGTCAGTACCGCCACCCGGGTCCGTATCGCCATCGTCCACGCCATCGAGGCGGACGACTTCGCTCCCTGCGGCGGAGACGTCTACGCGCGCGGGCACATCAGGACCCTGGCCAGGGCCGTCCACCTCGACCCCGCCGCGCTGATGGAGCGGTTCGACGCCACCCACGGCGGCCGTCCCGCACCGACGCCGGCCGCGCCCCTGTTCGAGGCGGAACGCATCCGCCCCGAGCGGCGCGGGCCGAACTGGACGGCGGCCATGGTCGCCGCGATCGTCGCCGTCGTCGGCTTCGTCGGCTTCACCGCGGTCAAGGGCGGCGACGACGGCGGGTCGAAGGACCAGGTCGCCGAGGCCACCCCCGCGACCGACAAGACCGTCTCGCCCACGCCGAAGACCGACAAGCCCGCCGACAAGACGCCGCAGCCCTCCGACAGCGCCATCGCCGCCGCCCCCCAGGACAAGGTGACCGTCCAGGTCAGCGCGACCGACGGGCGCAGCTGGATCTACGCCAAGGACCACAACGGCCGCCTGCTCTTCGACGGCCTGCTCAAGCAGGGCGACTCCAAGACCTTCCAGGACAGCGAGAAGATCAGCCTCGTCCTCGGCGACGCCGGCGCGATCGATCTGTACGTCAACGGCAAGAAGCTCAACGACGACTTCCAGCCCGGCGCGGTGGAGCGTCTGACGTACACGAAGGGCGACCCGCAGGTCGGCTGA